The genomic stretch CACTTTTCCCTTCTCCAAGCATCCAAATCGAAGAAATTCATTCCATACGCCCATGCACAAGCCTTCGGATTGAATTTCGCTTTAATCAATGGGTGTGAGAAATTCATGTACTGTGCATATCTATGGAATGACCCGAAACATGTTTCTACAGCTCCATTCACCTTGCCATCCATATCAATCTTCCATAACCCGGTAAGGTCCTTCTGAACCACTATGTCATCATCCAAAAACAGAATCCTATGGAGCTTTGGATACATCTCTGGCAAGTAGAATCTCAAGTGGTTTAGTATAGACAAATACTTCGGATTCCTGAACTTCATATTTGTTGTGTCCTTTGTGGCATTCTCAAGCTTGTTTTCAAAGTAAAATTTCTGCAGGTTAGCAGACTCCAGCTGTCGAAGCACCGGCACATATGATGAATTCAGGAACTTGTAGTCTTCAACTGCCTTAACCTCGATATGTGCCCCATTGTAATTCTTCAACTTAAACATCACTTGCATCGCTCCAAGATTCATCTTATCGGTCACAACATGAAATACATGCTTCCACGGTTCCTTTGCATTCTTTGTAGCTGAATTGACCACCACAGATGCTGCAACGACGTTGTCCGAGAATATGGCATAGTGATAAAGTTTAGGATCTTCGAGTTCTGGAGCAGTAGGCTTCCCCTCATCAGAATACTTCTCTGGATGTGCAATCCTCTCCTCCATCAGCCTCATTGAGATACAGTGCAAGCTCTTTGGGATTGACTTAGCTGCAATCAAGCTGGAGAAGGCTCCTTGCTTCTTTGCCTTGGTCAACTGCTCATTCACGGAGAAAATTGTGTCCTTCAACTTCTGAATCTTGAGCTGATTATCAAATGACTCTTTGGCTTCGCCAATTACTTGGCGAGCAGTCTTAATCCGCTCCTTCACTTCCTTTTCCAATTGGCGAAGCACTGATTCGTCGATTGCGCCATCAGAGCTGAAGAGGGCAGTGTATTGGGGTTTGTTCATTAGATCCGAGAAGTCCCTCGAGAGTTCGGCGAAAACTCTAACAACCTTGGAGCTCTCAAGCTTGAGCTTCCTTGCATAGGATGCATACATCAATGCAAGCATCCGGTGATCCTCAGCTTGCTTCTTGATGTGGTCCAACCGAGGCTTCAGTGGATCTGTTTTCAGAGCCAGAATGGATCTCCGTACGGATTCAAATCCATGTGAAACTCCATCAGAACCCTAGTTCATAATCAAGTCATCAGATTAGTCAAAGATCTCTTTTCATTTACCAGACAAATTGGAAACCAAAGgatttatttctaaaaaatttcCCCTATTTAGtggcattttcttttcacttgGATTTTCCATCTGTTTCTCGagaaataacaaaggaatctgGTTCTGCCTTAGCTGCCTTACACATCTCAAGTCAATTTCACCTCCCAAAAGTTAAAAGAAAGAttgcaaaagaagaaaaagacgAAAAAATCTCCCCTTTTAGTAGCATCTCCACTCAATTCTGTTAGTTTCCCGAGAAAATAGCACACCAACTAAGAACTAATACAGAATACAGCTAGAGTCAAATCGTTGCTTCCACTTGAACTCATGTAACA from Arachis stenosperma cultivar V10309 chromosome 9, arast.V10309.gnm1.PFL2, whole genome shotgun sequence encodes the following:
- the LOC130950757 gene encoding galacturonosyltransferase 8-like, encoding MANSPTSFRVLASAISLALCIFFTTHHHHHHNTIGSDGVSHGFESVRRSILALKTDPLKPRLDHIKKQAEDHRMLALMYASYARKLKLESSKVVRVFAELSRDFSDLMNKPQYTALFSSDGAIDESVLRQLEKEVKERIKTARQVIGEAKESFDNQLKIQKLKDTIFSVNEQLTKAKKQGAFSSLIAAKSIPKSLHCISMRLMEERIAHPEKYSDEGKPTAPELEDPKLYHYAIFSDNVVAASVVVNSATKNAKEPWKHVFHVVTDKMNLGAMQVMFKLKNYNGAHIEVKAVEDYKFLNSSYVPVLRQLESANLQKFYFENKLENATKDTTNMKFRNPKYLSILNHLRFYLPEMYPKLHRILFLDDDIVVQKDLTGLWKIDMDGKVNGAVETCFGSFHRYAQYMNFSHPLIKAKFNPKACAWAYGMNFFDLDAWRREKCTEEYHYWQNLNENRTLWKLGTLPPGLITFYSTTKPLEKSWHVLGLGYNPSISMEEIKNAAVVHFNGNMKPWLDIAMNQFKPLWSKFVDYELEFVQACNFGL